A stretch of the Uranotaenia lowii strain MFRU-FL chromosome 3, ASM2978415v1, whole genome shotgun sequence genome encodes the following:
- the LOC129753072 gene encoding uncharacterized protein K02A2.6-like: MVNKVCEDFELANLTADQFKSLILICGPQSTKDADIRTRLLSKLEATGPEDECSLEILVKDAQRLQNLKLDTAMVEQHQQVTSVCTVKQKKFPVKPSGSHSKPIKTSTNPKTPCWQCGGMHFVRDCSYSSHVCRDCRQTGHKEAYCDCYKPKPHSKAKVFKKRSVKGVFAENNINCVSSRKFLTVLINGAAATLQFDTAADITIISKHQWSKKLGSPAHSATTRTATTASGKPLHFLGEAKAEVTLGDIKETSIYYVTDNRLDLFGLEWIDLFELWDKPLSAICNQVQIESSNYIQRYKAKFPEGFKSTLGHCTKTKVRLYLKPNAQPVFKPKRPVPFISVEKIDLELERLQKLNIISPVEFSQWVAPIVAVKKPGGRIRICADNSTGLNAALEPNNYPLPIPDDIFSKLNGCRFFSIIDLSDAYLQVEVDDDSKQLLTINTHRGLFRCNRLAPGVKSAPGALQQLMNTMIAGLKGVESFLDDILVYSRTEEEHRSILDGLFMRFINNCFRKWHPIYIETIRKFLREERYSTFADFAISSTIQRSG; encoded by the coding sequence ATGGTGAACAAGGTCTGCGAGGATTTTGAATTGGCCAACTTAACGGCGGACCAATTTAAAAGTCTCATTCTCATCTGCGGTCCGCAATCAACGAAAGATGCAGACATACGAACGAGGCTACTGTCCAAATTGGAAGCAACTGGTCCGGAAGACGAATGCAGTCTCGAAATTCTGGTCAAGGATGCTCAACGACTGCAAAATTTGAAGCTCGACACGGCGATGGTTGAACAACATCAACAGGTGACCTCTGTCTGCACAGTCAAGCAGAAGAAATTTCCAGTCAAGCCATCCGGTTCACATTCAAAACCCATCAAGACTTCAACCAACCCAAAGACTCCATGCTGGCAGTGCGGCGGAATGCATTTTGTCCGCGACTGCAGCTATTCAAGCCACGTCTGCAGGGATTGCAGGCAAACCGGACACAAGGAAGCTTATTGTGATTGCTACAAACCGAAGCCGCATTCAAAAGCCAAGGTTTTCAAGAAGCGATCCGTGAAAGGTGTTTTTGCTGAAAACAACATCAACTGCGTGTCAAGCCGGAAGTTTCTTACTGTTCTCATCAATGGTGCTGCAGCAACGCTTCAGTTCGACACAGCAGCAGACATCACCATCATTTCGAAACATCAATGGAGCAAGAAACTCGGATCACCAGCACATTCAGCAACAACACGCACCGCCACGACAGCCTCAGGTAAGCCCCTTCATTTTCTGGGTGAGGCCAAAGCTGAAGTGACGCTAGGAGACATCAAGGAAACATCGATCTATTACGTCACCGACAATCGTCTGGACCTTTTCGGTCTGGAATGGATTGACCTGTTTGAGCTTTGGGACAAACCATTATCAGCGATATGCAATCAAGTCCAAATCGAATCTTCAAACTACATCCAGCGATACAAAGCTAAGTTTCCTGAGGGTTTCAAATCCACCCTGGGTCACTGTACGAAGACGAAGGTTCGATTGTACCTCAAGCCCAACGCTCAACCTGTTTTCAAGCCGAAACGTCCAGTGCCATTCATCTCCGTTGAGAAAATCGATTTGGAACTGGAACGCTTGCAGAAACTCAACATTATCTCGCCTGTGGAATTTTCCCAGTGGGTGGCTCCAATTGTGGCTGTCAAGAAACCAGGAGGACGAATCCGAATTTGTGCCGACAACTCAACCGGTTTAAACGCTGCATTGGAACCGAACAACTATCCACTTCCGATTCCCGATGATATCTTCAGCAAGCTCAACGGATGCAGATTCTTCAGTATCATCGATCTCAGCGACGCATATTTGCAAGTTGAGGTTGACGACGATTCGAAGCAGCTTTTGACCATCAACACGCATCGTGGATTGTTCCGTTGCAACCGGCTCGCACCTGGGGTCAAGTCAGCTCCGGGAGCCTTACAGCAGTTGATGAACACCATGATAGCCGGTCTGAAAGGTGTCGAATCTTTCCTGGACGATATTCTGGTCTACAGCCGAACCGAAGAGGAACATCGGAGCATTCTGGATGGATTATTTATGCGATTCATCAACAATTGTTTCCGAAAATGGCACCCAATTTATATCGAAACAATTCGAAAATTTCTGCGGGAGGAACGTTATTCAACATTTGCGGATTTCGCCATATCATCCACAATCCAACGGTCAGGCTGA